One part of the Salinivirga cyanobacteriivorans genome encodes these proteins:
- the rpmA gene encoding 50S ribosomal protein L27, which produces MAHKKGMGSTRNGRESESKRLGVKIYGGQHAKAGNILVRQRGTKHNPGNNVGMGKDHTLFALVDGKVEFRKKRNDRSYVSVIPAE; this is translated from the coding sequence ATGGCACACAAAAAAGGAATGGGTAGTACCCGGAACGGCCGCGAGAGCGAAAGTAAGCGGTTAGGGGTAAAAATTTACGGCGGACAGCACGCCAAAGCTGGTAACATTTTAGTACGCCAGCGCGGAACGAAACACAACCCCGGCAATAATGTGGGTATGGGAAAAGACCACACATTATTTGCATTGGTTGATGGTAAAGTTGAATTTAGAAAGAAACGGAACGACAGATCATACGTTTCAGTTATTCCTGCTGAATAA
- the rplU gene encoding 50S ribosomal protein L21, which yields MYAIVEIAGQQFKVEKDQNIFVHRLDGNEGDKVEFDKVLLVDEDGQVKVGTPVVEGTKVSGKILEHMKGDKVKVFKKKRRKGYQKLNGHRQLFTKVQIEGINQ from the coding sequence ATGTACGCGATTGTAGAGATTGCCGGTCAACAGTTCAAGGTTGAAAAAGACCAAAACATCTTTGTGCACCGTCTAGACGGTAACGAAGGTGACAAGGTTGAATTCGACAAAGTACTATTAGTTGACGAAGACGGCCAGGTTAAAGTCGGAACACCTGTAGTAGAAGGCACAAAAGTTTCTGGCAAAATCCTTGAGCATATGAAAGGCGACAAGGTAAAAGTATTTAAAAAGAAACGACGTAAAGGTTATCAAAAGTTGAACGGACACCGTCAGCTCTTTACGAAAGTTCAAATTGAAGGTATTAACCAATAA
- the serS gene encoding serine--tRNA ligase: MLSVQFINENKERVIEALKIKNFDGKEIINEIISIDQYRKDTQKNLDNSKAQMNTISKEIGQFFKEGKRDDAEVAKRKTADLKEDIKTMEAKLNEVQDHLSKLLTEVPNVPHVSVPAGKSEDDNEQIKAGGQTIKLEGKPLPHWDLAERYDIIDFKMGNKITGAGFPVYKGKGSRLQRALINFFLDEAQKAGFNEVLPPFMVNEDSGFGTGQLPDKEGQMYHVTEDNLYLIPTAEVPVTNIFRDEIVKAEDFPIKYTAYTPCFRREAGSYGKDVRGLNRLHQFDKVEIVCVEHPERSYAMLDEMVAYVEGLVNKLGMQYRIMRLCGGDLSFTSALTYDFEVYSAAQEKWLEVSSVSNFESYQANRMKLRFREEGEKKSQPAHTLNGSALALPRILAALLENNQTPEGIKIPEVLQPYTGFDIIK; this comes from the coding sequence ATGCTTTCAGTGCAGTTCATTAATGAAAACAAGGAACGCGTGATCGAAGCGCTAAAAATTAAAAATTTCGATGGTAAAGAAATAATCAACGAAATTATTTCTATAGACCAATACAGGAAAGATACGCAAAAAAACCTCGATAACAGTAAAGCCCAAATGAATACCATTTCCAAAGAAATAGGGCAATTCTTTAAAGAAGGAAAACGTGATGATGCCGAGGTAGCGAAACGCAAAACTGCCGATCTGAAAGAAGATATTAAAACAATGGAGGCCAAACTCAATGAAGTACAGGATCATTTGAGTAAATTGCTCACCGAGGTCCCCAATGTACCGCATGTTTCTGTTCCGGCCGGAAAAAGCGAAGACGACAATGAACAAATTAAAGCAGGCGGCCAAACCATAAAACTCGAAGGTAAACCACTACCCCACTGGGATCTCGCTGAACGATACGACATCATCGATTTTAAAATGGGTAATAAAATTACAGGCGCCGGTTTTCCCGTTTATAAAGGCAAAGGATCGCGCCTGCAACGTGCTCTAATTAACTTCTTTCTCGACGAAGCTCAAAAAGCAGGATTTAATGAAGTGCTACCTCCATTTATGGTAAACGAAGACTCAGGCTTTGGAACCGGCCAACTACCCGATAAAGAAGGTCAAATGTACCATGTAACCGAAGACAATCTATATTTAATTCCAACAGCTGAGGTGCCGGTTACCAATATTTTCCGCGACGAAATCGTTAAAGCTGAAGACTTTCCCATCAAATATACAGCTTACACACCCTGCTTCCGCCGTGAAGCCGGTAGCTATGGAAAAGATGTACGCGGACTAAACCGTTTACACCAATTCGACAAAGTCGAAATTGTGTGTGTGGAACATCCCGAACGAAGCTACGCTATGCTAGACGAAATGGTAGCTTACGTAGAAGGGTTGGTCAATAAACTTGGTATGCAGTATCGAATTATGCGGCTATGCGGCGGAGATTTAAGCTTTACTTCTGCACTGACTTACGATTTTGAAGTATATTCAGCAGCCCAGGAAAAATGGCTTGAGGTAAGTTCGGTATCAAACTTTGAATCATACCAGGCTAACCGCATGAAATTACGTTTCCGCGAAGAAGGAGAGAAAAAGTCACAGCCGGCACACACACTTAATGGAAGTGCCCTTGCCCTGCCTCGTATTTTGGCTGCATTACTTGAAAACAACCAAACTCCCGAAGGGATTAAAATACCTGAGGTCTTACAACCTTACACAGGTTTCGATATAATTAAATAA